The following nucleotide sequence is from Drosophila kikkawai strain 14028-0561.14 chromosome 2L, DkikHiC1v2, whole genome shotgun sequence.
ttaagttgatttgatttttctttcaatttaaaatcgtTGCCTTTCTGCCTCAAATAAGAACCACAAAATGAAGCTATTATTgattttcctgctgctgctaatACTCCATATCAAATTCTACGGTATGGAACCCAATTCTGTTCAATCCTGCGATGATAAGCCCCCGGAAACCAGTAGCTGCGATACAGTAAAGCCTATTGAGCCAGCATTCTGCAGCCAAGCCTCGTACAAATTCCTAATGATGGACGACAATCCGACGGCCAACAACTCTGGACTGAAGGCCTCGCAAATAGCACACGATGCCGCCGAGGAGGCCAATGCTGCCAACGAAGCTCAAGCTGAAGCTGCCCAAAATGCCTCCCAGCAGGTGAAGTTAATGCTGGCAGAAAGAGCGATGGCCGCGGCCAATGCTGCCACGTCCTTGCTCGAGGGTAAACAGGCGATCGTGGATAGCTATGCGAATGAAATCCAAGGGGCCGAGTCGGTGGTGGCCCAGATTACGGCCTCCCTGGAGACAAGTCAGGCGAATGAGGAGGCCACTTGTGCTGCTCTCCGGATAGCCGACAATCATGAGGCCGCCATGCAAATTGTGGTGGATCAAATAAGGAGCGGCCTGGAAGACCTAGACACACTGGTGGAACAGTCCCAAGCTGATttggaggaggagcaacaaATGGTGGCAAAGGCTAAGGACCTTGGCGACCGCCTGGCCAAAGAGTTTAAGGAGGCCAAGGCCGAGTATGATGAGGTGAAGATGGCCACCTGTCGTGCTGTTTCCGCTGCCATGGAAATACAGCGGTCGTTGCCCTCCAATTCTTGTTTTGCACGTAATATAGATTCTTTCCcgggcaacagcagcagctgtgacGAGTGTCCATCCGGCTTGAAGGATATTATAAGTTTTTgttagaaattaaatttattttccaggttctttgttttaaataaaacttccTTATTTATGGCCTAAGTTTATTCTTAATACTTAGGTTCTTGCTTGAatgttttaaaactaaaatataccTTAAATTACCCGAAAGTGTTAAGTATTTATTCTTAGTAAATAAAGCTGCTCCACTTGACTTCAAGTGCCTGCAGTTTCCAAACCTAATTATGAACAGCGAAGTGTTTGGCATTCCTTTGTCGCTAAAAGGACTTGAATTTACATTAAGAATGCATTTATGGGCACTACCCTGTCAGATCTCAACATACTCGGGCCTAATTGGACTTCTAGGCGGATTTAATTGAATCAAATAGGTTCGGTGTGCTGGATATTTATTAAATGCGAGTATCTGTGGAGAAacgcatttaaattaagagcAGCGTGTcacgtggcgtatgcgtaatttgattattaattaaatttcccaGGCCAGGAGCCAACGAAATGCGGCACTTAAACGGAGGCCAATCGAATTAGGCCGAGAGCAGGCTGCAGGATACGGTGAAGCGGGGATACAGGAATGCGGCTAGGACCTACCAGGATGCTGGAGGCCACAAAAACAATGACCCCTGTTTAATGACAGCCACGAAGGACAATGCCGTTCAGATCCTAACCAGAGTCCGGAATCTCCACAATCCAGTAGCCAGAGCCCCCGGTCCAAGGAGTAATGGGAagtaaacaaatcaaataagATTTATTATGTGACACGCATAAAACGAGGACAATCGCACGGCTTAACGAGCGGGGACAGCATGTGAGCGGGGTCGTCCAGGAAGGTCCTCCGACTGGCCGGCAGGACAATGAGCTGCTCCCAGCGCCGGGACTATTAAATCAATTGAGTGTAAGATGGCACGCACGAGACTCCGGCCACAGCCTCCGTCATTCCATCTGCAGCCAATTCCCGGAAATGGTTTCTAATTAACGCGCCTCATTTAGCACACGCCTCGTCCGCCACTCGGAGAAATGGCAAAGATCGATTTGGTTGGGTGACAAGCACAGTTCAAAGTTTAAAAGGACCTACTAGAGAAATTCgggttaaatttaatattatttttgggcTTCTGGGGAACTGAAAAGAGAGTTTAGAGAgagttaaatttttaaaaatatttgttaaatatttgtttaatagaAAGCATATAGTCATTGCTAATAATTAGGTATAAGAACAATTTAAGTAATTTCTAGTTCgatttaattttctataataTCAAAGATTTactatgtatttttatattatttatttaatctttaattCCACATTTCATCAAAAGAAAACCTACCAAATGCTGCTTACAtttatttctcccagtgctcCTCATTCTTTCAATGAGTCTTTCCAAGCTGAATTCGTTATCAATCAAGGACTAAAGTGTCCTCAATCTTGTCGAGTTCGTTGAACATGATCCCTGCAACAAGGACAACAACAGCGACAGGATTATGGGGCAATTATGTGCAAGTGCTTAGCGCATTTCCCAGCTAATTAGCCATTTGGACAACATGAACTGCTGCATTTCGGGTGTCCACTGCCAATTGAATTCACAATTGAATGCCCAGCGGGCAGCGATGCCTCCACACGTTGACCTGGTTGGCATccgaaaatggaaatggttgGCAAAATGGGGTGGAAAGTGGCCGCCAGCCATGCACACATGCACAGCGACAGATGACGATGATACTGAGTAGGGGAGAGGGGGCCACCTGGCAGGCAATCAAAAGGAATGGCGGTCATTCCCCCTCCCCCCACCCATGCCCTTAACCCATTAAGCTTCCCATGCTCGGAGCTGTTTTAATAgcctttttgaattttggctGAGTGAGTATTCCTTCCATTGTAAAATCGACAATAGTTTGCAGTGGATCAGGAGAGAAATGACTGAATATGGTAAGCTTATTTTGGGAGCTATGGCAACATGTGTGGGTGGTGCAGCTGTTGCTCCCTTAAGGTCAAAATTTCTGGCAATGTCAGAAATAGAGTAATCTCTTTAACTTTAAAGGGGAGCAAGTAGAGTGCTTAAGTTAGAGGGAGAGCTAGTTTTTATAATCTATCATCTTTTTGTTGTACTTGtttaaatggtaataaaaTTCTTAACGATTTTTTTGCAGCGATTTCCCGGGATTTTTCCTCTTAATCTCAGCAGGATGAAAGGCAACGCTTTCTCAAAGGAAAATCATGGGAAACGATGGGCGGCGAGTGCAGCTGGCAGCGACAACTGGCGGAAGTAATAGCAACATAATCGATTTGATGCTGCCTTTTCCCTTATCCCGGCTGCAGTTTGCAGACGGATGAGAAATGCGACAGCGGATGTGGATTGGGATTGTGAGTTGGATTCGGTTTCGGATGCGGATACGGATGCTTGCTGCCTTTGGCAGGAAGTAATTTTCCAAGAGTCGCAAATTTGAGAAATATTCAACTTACTTATAACGCAAAGCCAGCAGATTTGGTTATGGCAAAGTGAAACATAAGCTTATTTTTGTACATCATAATAAGCAATTTTGTAATTAGTAGAGTGGCAGTTGGAGTGGCATAAACCTAGGCTAGACTTTTTGTGACTTTTACGGGTCACATGTGTGTGCCCCGCCAATTTCGCTCAAagcgtacaaaaaaaaacccagcaTGACAGACAACCAAAGTCGACACAAATCCGGCCAACTCGAAAGTCAAACGAAACTGCGACTCCTGCCAACGTTGCCAGGATGACAGCCACGTGAATGGCAACTGAAACTAACAGCGaagaaaatgctaaaaattGCTATATTGCAGCAAGCTGCTATCATTTGTTGATGTTGCCATCGCCATTTCCATCGCTGTAGTGTCATTATTTGCCATAATACCCGCGATGTTGCCGTCATCAGTTTTGTCGCATTTTTGTTTAAGCacaaaaatcatattttatatGCCACAGGACGACCCAGTTGGCCAAGAGAAGAGCAAGCAAGCTAGAGAGGAGTACGTGACTTTAAGGGTTCCTAGTTAGCTTATAGAAACctcgaaaaatattaaagaaaatagagaaaagtAAGCAGCTTCctaaaaaatatgaagttGATTTTTGAATAgttgttagttttttaataacaattcCATACTCTAAGGACCTTTTAACACCCTCGCTCTACACTTTTCCCATCACTGGCATTAACACGATTTCGTTCACCTGCTGCTCTCTCTGTGCACTCCGCGCTCTCCTTGTTCGTCCGGCTGCcacttttacattttaacataATCATAAATTTTTATGCGGCGCGCCGTCTGCAAGGAATGCTCCTGCACTCCTTCTCTTCTCGCCCCTCCATTACTCCTTGTAGTTACAGTTGCCTAGTTTCGATAGTTGGCCCCTGGCTGGGCACCTGCTGGAGAAGGACCTTCGTCCCGGCCGCTTACTTGTTGCTCGCACTCAACAAATTGTTTTCCCCCCGGCTCTTACCAGCCCGACTTTGCCACCGACTTTCTTTCGGGGGTAATCGTAATCGTATTTTGCTCCTTCAAGTGTTTCCCTTGAGCTGTTTCCGTTTCTAATACATTTCCCCCTGCGTCCTGGTTTTGGGAGAGCCACagtcagagccagagccagagccagagcacGTTCCGTGCTGGCAGGTACAAagtggcgtatacgtaatgtctTCATTTCCAT
It contains:
- the LOC108086183 gene encoding paramyosin, coding for MEPNSVQSCDDKPPETSSCDTVKPIEPAFCSQASYKFLMMDDNPTANNSGLKASQIAHDAAEEANAANEAQAEAAQNASQQVKLMLAERAMAAANAATSLLEGKQAIVDSYANEIQGAESVVAQITASLETSQANEEATCAALRIADNHEAAMQIVVDQIRSGLEDLDTLVEQSQADLEEEQQMVAKAKDLGDRLAKEFKEAKAEYDEVKMATCRAVSAAMEIQRSLPSNSCFARNIDSFPGNSSSCDECPSGLKDIISFC